From Oligoflexus sp., one genomic window encodes:
- a CDS encoding cyclopropane-fatty-acyl-phospholipid synthase family protein, whose product MEELIPRTLRRWETYQSNLYKSAVLAKFQSMTRGRLTLKVQGDAHSYSFGFGKKIQADMEIRNERFFMRFMKHGELGFGESFVDGDWDSPDLVALIRWFLLNIDQLDALGRVDLGDHPLFQFLQSVQEIQSMLDRTRPAGFSDSLAAHYDLERSFFTLMLDPTLTNSSAIFEGKESLEEAQLRKNRRIAQELKIRPGDHILELGSGWGSLSLYLALCFPCKITSVTISEEQHRYLKEKVAAMGLEQRVFPALLDYRSVKGSFDRIVSVELIDALDAQELPGFFAHCDELLKPQGIMVHQLLLTPERFRSENHAGADWIRKYISPGSFTPSLSQFLHAANEKADFCVRRLEDIGLSYARTLNAWRQRFESHLQEVKALGFDESFVRSWRYYLSYAEAAFQHGLMTAAQLTMTRPTQRGEEPEQKAFHGDGNTGMLVD is encoded by the coding sequence ATGGAAGAACTGATACCCCGCACACTCAGACGTTGGGAAACCTATCAGAGCAACCTTTATAAAAGCGCGGTTTTGGCTAAATTTCAATCCATGACACGCGGTCGTCTGACCTTAAAAGTCCAGGGCGACGCTCACAGCTACAGTTTCGGCTTCGGAAAAAAAATTCAGGCTGATATGGAAATACGCAATGAGCGTTTTTTCATGCGCTTTATGAAACACGGTGAACTCGGTTTTGGCGAGTCTTTTGTCGACGGCGACTGGGACTCTCCCGACCTTGTGGCTCTCATCCGCTGGTTTTTGTTGAACATTGATCAATTGGATGCCCTGGGTCGCGTCGACCTTGGCGACCATCCGCTCTTTCAATTCCTGCAAAGCGTCCAGGAAATCCAGTCCATGCTCGATCGCACACGGCCGGCGGGCTTCAGTGATTCCCTGGCTGCGCATTACGACCTGGAGCGCTCTTTTTTCACGCTCATGCTGGACCCGACCCTCACCAATTCCAGCGCGATCTTCGAAGGCAAGGAAAGCCTCGAAGAGGCGCAGCTTCGCAAAAATCGCCGCATCGCCCAGGAGCTGAAGATTCGCCCCGGCGATCATATCCTCGAACTCGGCTCGGGCTGGGGCAGTCTTTCGCTCTATCTCGCCCTCTGTTTTCCCTGCAAAATCACCAGCGTCACCATCTCGGAAGAGCAGCACCGCTATCTGAAAGAGAAGGTGGCCGCCATGGGCCTTGAGCAAAGGGTTTTCCCGGCCCTCCTCGATTACAGGTCAGTCAAAGGCAGTTTCGATCGCATCGTCTCGGTCGAACTGATTGATGCTCTGGATGCCCAGGAACTGCCTGGATTCTTTGCTCACTGCGATGAACTCTTGAAACCGCAGGGCATCATGGTGCATCAGCTTTTGCTGACACCGGAGCGTTTTCGTTCGGAAAATCATGCCGGTGCGGATTGGATAAGGAAGTATATCAGTCCTGGCTCCTTTACGCCTTCACTTTCGCAGTTCCTGCATGCAGCGAACGAAAAGGCCGACTTTTGCGTCCGACGACTCGAAGACATCGGCCTGTCCTATGCCCGCACGCTCAACGCCTGGCGGCAGCGGTTTGAAAGTCATCTGCAGGAGGTCAAAGCCCTCGGCTTCGATGAAAGCTTCGTTCGCAGCTGGCGTTACTATCTATCGTATGCCGAGGCCGCGTTTCAGCACGGGCTTATGACCGCGGCCCAGCTGACCATGACGCGACCGACCCAAAGAGGTGAAGAGCCCGAGCAAAAGGCTTTCCACGGGGATGGAAACACTGGTATGCTTGTCGACTGA